A genomic stretch from Larus michahellis chromosome 7, bLarMic1.1, whole genome shotgun sequence includes:
- the METTL21A gene encoding protein N-lysine methyltransferase METTL21A isoform X3 — MQAVVLCTYLEIGGIDLRDRSVIELGAGTGLLGIVATLLGARVTITDRAAALEFLESNVQANLPSELRPRAVVKELTWGKDLDNFPPGAFDFILGADIVYLEETFAELLQTLEHLCSEQTVILLSCRIRYERDHKFLKMLRGRFSVYEVHYDSSKDVHIYKAQKGSRKDDF; from the exons ATGCAG gCTGTTGTCCTGTGTACTTATCTGGAGATAGGAGGCATTGATCTCAGGGATCGGTCTGTGATtgagctgggagctgggactggaTTGCTGGGAATAGTGGCCACGTTATTAG GTGCTCGTGTTACCATCACAGACAGGGCGGCAGCACTGGAGTTCCTGGAGTCAAACGTACAGGCTAACTTACCTTCTGAACTACGTCCGAGAGCTGTGGTGAAGGAACTGACTTGGGGAAAAGACCTGGATAACTTCCCTCCAGGAGCATTTGACTTCATCCTAGGTGCAGACATCGTTTATCTGGAAGAAACTTTTGCAGAACTGCTTCAGACGTTGGAGCACCTGTGCTCAGAGCAAACTGTGATTCTTCTTTCCTGTCGTATCCGGTATGAACGCGATCACAAATTCTTGAAGATGCTGAGAGGCCGTTTCTCTGTATATGAGGTCCACTATGATTCCAGTAAGGATGTTCATATCTACAAAGCGCAGAAGGGCAGTCGCAAGGATGACTTTTGA
- the METTL21A gene encoding protein N-lysine methyltransferase METTL21A isoform X1: protein MALVPYEEGGGWGARQLHSPWATYRFAGSTIRLRQDWRRLGVAAVVWDAAVVLCTYLEIGGIDLRDRSVIELGAGTGLLGIVATLLGARVTITDRAAALEFLESNVQANLPSELRPRAVVKELTWGKDLDNFPPGAFDFILGADIVYLEETFAELLQTLEHLCSEQTVILLSCRIRYERDHKFLKMLRGRFSVYEVHYDSSKDVHIYKAQKGSRKDDF from the exons ATGGCCTTGGTGCCCTACGAGGAGGGAGGCGGCTGGGGAGCGCGGCAGCTGCACAGCCCCTGGGCCACGTACCGCTTCGCCGGCAGCACCATCCGCCTCCGGCAGGACTGGCGGCGGCTGGGGGTGGCGGCCGTGGTCTGGGATGCG gCTGTTGTCCTGTGTACTTATCTGGAGATAGGAGGCATTGATCTCAGGGATCGGTCTGTGATtgagctgggagctgggactggaTTGCTGGGAATAGTGGCCACGTTATTAG GTGCTCGTGTTACCATCACAGACAGGGCGGCAGCACTGGAGTTCCTGGAGTCAAACGTACAGGCTAACTTACCTTCTGAACTACGTCCGAGAGCTGTGGTGAAGGAACTGACTTGGGGAAAAGACCTGGATAACTTCCCTCCAGGAGCATTTGACTTCATCCTAGGTGCAGACATCGTTTATCTGGAAGAAACTTTTGCAGAACTGCTTCAGACGTTGGAGCACCTGTGCTCAGAGCAAACTGTGATTCTTCTTTCCTGTCGTATCCGGTATGAACGCGATCACAAATTCTTGAAGATGCTGAGAGGCCGTTTCTCTGTATATGAGGTCCACTATGATTCCAGTAAGGATGTTCATATCTACAAAGCGCAGAAGGGCAGTCGCAAGGATGACTTTTGA
- the METTL21A gene encoding protein N-lysine methyltransferase METTL21A isoform X2, which translates to MALVPYEEGGGWGARQLHSPWATYRFAGSTIRLRQDWRRLGVAAVVWDAAVVLCTYLEIGGIDLRDRSVIELGAGTGLLGIVATLLDAIFIDIDYLSETYSPVLPRCSCYHHRQGGSTGVPGVKRTG; encoded by the exons ATGGCCTTGGTGCCCTACGAGGAGGGAGGCGGCTGGGGAGCGCGGCAGCTGCACAGCCCCTGGGCCACGTACCGCTTCGCCGGCAGCACCATCCGCCTCCGGCAGGACTGGCGGCGGCTGGGGGTGGCGGCCGTGGTCTGGGATGCG gCTGTTGTCCTGTGTACTTATCTGGAGATAGGAGGCATTGATCTCAGGGATCGGTCTGTGATtgagctgggagctgggactggaTTGCTGGGAATAGTGGCCACGTTATTAG ATGCTATATTTATAGACATTGATTATCTGTCTGAGACATATTCTCCTGTTCTGCCTAGGTGCTCGTGTTACCATCACAGACAGGGCGGCAGCACTGGAGTTCCTGGAGTCAAACGTACAGGCTAA